Proteins co-encoded in one Conger conger chromosome 4, fConCon1.1, whole genome shotgun sequence genomic window:
- the LOC133126137 gene encoding protein adenylyltransferase SelO-like produces MSWNCRSSYVFVLFVYFLILLEAADLDYCENGGSYLDSKSELHDHFRRSNVSCFGKKTDSFALDSLGLSCRKLIDAFPLDEVRDNFVRTVNHCVFSVTQPTPLKGPLKVAAVSKDALEEILDLNSSVSQIDDFAHYFSGGKLWPESVPLAHRYGGHQFGFWSGQLGDGRAHLLGEYTNKNGEKWELQLKGSGKTPYSRSGDGRAVIRSSVREFLCSEAMHYLSVPTSRAASLIVSEEPVWRDQFYNGNLRKERGAVVLRLAPSWFRIGSLEILTRAGELDVLQKLLNHVIEEHFPSIKLSDPDKYLAFYSKVVNETAHLIAQWMSVGFAHGVCNTDNFSLLSITIDYGPFGFMESYDPNFIPNSSDDEGRYSIGNQANSGLFNLEKLGEALKPVLSPKQQPMIERILKEYPGIYQRWFHKLFKAKLGLLGKQEKDDYLIAYLLRLMEDTGADFTMTFRHLSELPSRGLLEPSVSQGMWALRDLATHELFANWVSMYLLRLKRQKEDSDEDRQNRMKRVNPRYVLRTWMAESAIRKAEKDDFSEVQLLLQVLRHPFQEQEAAERMGYAAQPPSWAQRLRVSCSS; encoded by the exons ATGTCATGGAACTGTCGGTCATCATATGTTTTCGtactttttgtgtattttttaataCTGTTGGAGGCAGCAGATTTGGATTATTGTGAAAACGGTGGAAGTTATCTCGACAGTAAAAGCGAACTGCATGATCACTTCAGGCGAAGTAACGTAAGTTGCTTTGGGAAGAAAACGGACTCATTCGCATTGGACTCCCTCGGGTTATCGTGTAGAAAATTAATTG ACGCTTTTCCACTGGATGAAGTAAGGGATAATTTTGTAAGGACAGTGAATCACTGCGTATTCTCGGTTACTCAACCGACCCCACTCAAAGGCCCTCTAAAAGTCGCTGCTGTATCAAAG GATGCACTCGAGGAGATTTTGGATTTGAATTCCTCTGTTTCACAGATTGACGATTTTGCCCATTACTTCAGTGGTGGAAAACTATGGCCAGAGTCTGTCCCCCTTGCACACAGATACGGTGGACACCAG TTTGGATTCTGGTCAGGTCAGCTTGGAGATGGTAGGGCACATCTGCTTGGTGAATACACAAACAA GAATGGTGAGAAATGGGAGCTCCAGCTGAAAGGGTCTGGGAAAACACCCTATTCACG GTCTGGAGATGGGCGGGCTGTGATTCGCTCCTCTGTCAGAGAATTCCTATGCAGCGAGGCTATGCACTATTTAAGTGTGCCCACCAGCCGGGCTGCCAG TCTCATTGTAAGTGAGGAGCCAGTTTGGAGAGACCAGTTCTATAATGGAAATTTGAGAAAGGAGAGAG GAGCTGTTGTTCTCCGCTTGGCTCCTTCCTGGTTCCGAATCGGGTCACTAGAGATCTTAACCAGGGCTGGAGAGTTGGATGTGTTACA GAAATTATTAAACCACGTTATAGAAGAACACTTCCCTTCAATAAAATTAAGTGACCCGGATAAATATTTG GCTTTCTACTCAAAGGTTGTGAATGAAACGGCTCATCTTATTGCGCAGTGGATGTCCGTTGGCTTTGCACACG GTGTATGCAACACAGACAATTTCAGTCTACTCTCAATCACCATAGATTATGGTCCATTTGGATTTATGGAATCCTATGATCCAA ATTTCATCCCCAACAGCTCGGATGACGAGGGCAGGTACAGCATAGGAAATCAGGCCAACAGTGGTTTGTTCAACCTGGAGAAGCTTGGAGAGGCCCTGAAGCCAGTACTTAGCCCCAAGCAACAACCTAT GATTGAGAGGATCCTGAAAGAATATCCTGGCATTTACCAGAGATG GTTTCACAAGCTATTTAAGGCAAAGCTGGGTCTGCTGGGAAAGCAGGAAAAGGATGATTATCTGATTGCCTACTTACTGAGG ttaATGGAGGACACGGGGGCAGACTTCACCATGACGTTCCGGCACCTCAGCGAGCTTCCTTCCCGTGGGCTGCTGGAACCTTCCGTCTCGCAG GGGATGTGGGCTCTGAGGGATCTGGCCACCCATGAGCTCTTCGCTAATTGGGTCAGCATGTACCTACTGAGACTTAAGAG GCAGAAGGAAGATTCAGACGAAGACCGACAGAACAGAATGAAAA GAGTTAATCCCAGATACGTTTTGAGGACCTGGATGGCCGAGTCCGCAATCAGAAAAGCTGAAAAGGATGATTTCTCAGAG gtgCAGCTATTGCTGCAGGTTCTGCGACACCCCTTCCAGGAGCAGGAGGCCGCAGAGAGGATGGGCTACGCTGCTCAGCCCCCCAGCTGGGCCCAGAGATTGCGTGTCAGCTGTTCCTCCTGA